TGGAGCTTGACTGCTAGGTGCCATCTGGTTTTGACCACCAGGACCCATTTGATTCGGACCTCCTGGTGTCATGCTGTGTGTATTAGGACCACTCGGTGGCATCTGACCTGGACCTCCAGGCCCCATGTGACTTCCTGGTCCACTGGCGCTCATATGCCCAGATCCTGGTGGACCGCTTGCGTTCATGTGACTCGGAATGGGTGGCCCACTATTTAGGTGATTTCCCGGTCCAGGGGGACCGCCGGCGTTTATGTGCGTTGACCCCGGAGGTCCGCTCGTGTTCATATGTCCAGACCCTGGAGGACCATTTGTATTTACATGCCCTGATCCTGGTGGACCGTTCGTATTCATGTGACCCGGTCCAGGCGGCCCGCTTGCACTCATATGTCCTGGCCCTGGCGGACCAGACGTACTCATATGACCTGGTCCTGGAGGACCACTCATGTGTCCTGGACCCCCAGGGACCATTTGTGACGCGGCTGGCCCGCCAGGGCCCATTTGGGGGCCTGGTACAGGCCCACTTCCTGGACCCATTTGCGTAGGCACTTGATTCATGTGAGGACCGCCTGGTGGTCCTCCACTTCCTTGTCCCATGTGGCTCGGTCCAATCGGTCCTGGACCACCTGGTCCCATTGGACCAGGCCCTCCTGGACCCATTTGACCAGGTCCTCCTGGACCCATCTGGCCGGGTCCACCCGAACCCATCTGTCCTGGACCAGAACTAGACATTTGATTTGGTCCAGACTGCATCATATGAGATGTGCCTTGTGGTCCGTTTGGTCCCATTTGACCTGGTACCATGGGTCCTCCAGGACCTTGTTGCGAGCTGGAATTTTGACTGGCTGGACCACCAGGTCCACCTTGATTCTGTAACATCGAAAGAATATATTTGTTTTACTTACCAAGAAATGATATTGCCCTTAAAGAGGGCATattataattttccaaaatatacctgaaaaagaaaatattacagaAAAGAAAGTAAACAATTTCGCATCTATTaatctatttattattaaaatttttagtgaactataataaaatttcaattttttttaaatttaattaggaGACTTGGAGTACGATTCATTATCAGATATTATTAATCTCCCATGTTAATTACAGGGTTATGTAATTtgagtttaattttattttagtacTTAAGTTAGTTTCAATTAGAACAGTAACTGTATTATGACAATATTTATTGGTCCAGgaaagaataattgaaaaacaaaaaaaaaaaaaaaaaaaaaaaaaaaaaaaattcattcttttTATGAGCCTCTATATAAAAGGATTTACACGTAAAAAATAATCTTTATCTAATCCAAGATAAAactgaaagagagaaaagaggtTCGATTTATTACCCTTAATTCTTCTTAGATTTCTCTACGAAATTGTCGTAATAATATAGCAAAATAGTGACAAATAAAATTTGcaataaattacaaatactaTTGGATTCTTTTCTGAACCTTTTGCAATGAAATTACACTCCATGGAAATGGAACAAAGatatatctgaaagcagtataGTTAAACAATTATAATGACGATTGTAAATTGAAACGAGAAAATTCTTTGTGACATTAGTTCGTACGTAATACGAAGCGTAGCGATAATGGTCAGTACAGTTGCAACTATGACTAACGTAGTGACGCACTGCGAAAGATTATTTTGCCTGTATAGATAAAAACCAGTATGATCATCTGTCACGCACGTGGTCCAGGTGTGGCATAACTGCACACGTAGCCATGTCGTGTAACACCGTGTAACGCCGTGTAACGCCGTATGCATTCAGCAATGTTGTGACTTTAATTATCGTTACTTTTCACTTCATTCAGGTTCTCATTAACAGTAAACTGACAAAGGTACATTTGAAAAGTACACCACCAATTAACACATTCGTGACATTCATTGTAGTCTTCTTTTGACGATGCTGAGAACTCAATCCTTTCgttaaagatttaaaaaatctGTGTCCAATTTCTAAATAACAACATTTACTTCAGAGAccaagaatgaaaataattaaaattgcacTTTGACTTCGGAGGAATTCTGTGATTAACATTGTACGAGTTGCGCAGTGAATCAATTATTGTTAAATGGAATCAGTTACTGATAATCGCACATAGTATACATGAAAAGGAACTCCACGAAATACAAATCTAATGTTAGCCTGTGTGAATATCCAAGTGGGGGTTGACAATCGTAGCATAAGAACAGAGCTTTGGCGAACGATGCTGTTATTTCGAATCAAGCACGTTGAACAATAGAGTGAGAAACCCTGACTCgcaaagaaaatttaacatGACCAGCAAAGAAGAACTCAACTATTGCTACGATTTTGTTATGAAGCTTACCGTTGAAGCAGGAAAGGtactttatttaattaaattcctcTTATATATATTCGTCATTgaagaaatgttaaaattttacaaatagtgAGTATTGTTTACACAATAACTCTTCGTATTTACAAGCAAGCGAAACTTAATTTACTTCGCAAAGGTGTAAAATTAACAGCAAACAATTCTGGCAATTTCCGTTCAATTTTGATAAACTTTTATCGTGTATCACGGAAATGACGCGCAAGTATTATATGATAGATTTATTACCGTTGAACAACGTCTATGTATAGTTATAAATGTTATCAACTATGAAACACAATTATTGTTTCATACATAGTACCGATATCGCGGTGCAAAGAATTCTGGAAAAATTTACTTAAAAGCCATCGCACCGTTAATGTCAGATTTTGTTGTACGACTTGTGTTAGATAAAATTCGATCCCGTGAATCTATAGATTGAAACACAAAATGATATATTCGCATTCATATTtaagtaatttattttaaaaataaatgtacgtATGTCGCTTCGCAATTTGAAACAGGGAGACATTCTTACACCGATACGGGAAACAAAACGAAGTAGgtgaatattttttagataattCGGGATGCTATTCAAGGATGGAAAAATATAGAGACCAAAGCTGGGGATTGGGATCTAGtgacacagtatgacaaagAATTGGAAGGGATATTGATAAACGGTATAGCGAAGAAATTTCCAGAACATAAGTACTTGTTCCTCGGTTTATAAAAAGAAGCAATGAAACGTTTCGAATTGATACTTATGTTTGCACATTTTATAGATTTATCGGCGAAGAAACCGTTTCGTCTACGAATCATTTACCGGATCTAACCGACGACCCAACATGGATTATTGATCCGATCGATGGAACCACAAACTTCGTTCATTCTTTTCCTTTCACTTGCATATCGATCGCATTAGCGGTGAAAAAGGAATTAGAAATTGGTATTGTCTACAATCCCGTACTGGAACAATTGTTCATGGCCAGGAGGGGACACGGAGCTTTTCTGAATGGAAAACCAATTAAGAGCTCCAAAACTGAAAGTAAGCTACCTTTGAAGTGTCTTACGGCGAGTGAGTCGAGTGTGGTTTACAGTAGGACGAGTCATACATTATTATTTACAGGACGAATCAgtcctttatttcttttttaattccgACGAAAGTAATCTCTGTGCCCtaaatcgaccgattagaatgttaaCGTCACTTGCATCGCAATGGTCGTCTATTTTCAGGACTGGAGGAATCGTTACTGTGCCTAGAGGCGTCCTATGCAACAATTGAGAATATCAGAGACATTATTCTTGGAAGAATGGAGGCTTTCGTTTCGGTAGCTCACGGAATACGAACTATGGGATCAGCAGCGCTAACTCTTTGTTACGTGGCAATGGGCGCAACAGAAGCTTATCACACTGACAACCTGATGCCTTGGGATGTGGCCGCTGGTGTACTTATAATCAGGGAAGCTGATGGAGTAGTGATAGATACAAACGGTTTGTATTAAACTGCATGCTTCCTTCCTAAGCTGGGGAACGAACTAAACATAATTTCTGAGCTTCGAGACCTCTTGTGTATATTTTACTTCCTCCCAATTTACTTACCCCGTACACACATTtgacgatatttatttaataaataataacttgATCCACCTCTTTTCATTTAAACGATTTAAGTTATTATATGCTACAACTCTTTATAAACACTGTTTCAGGCGGACAATTCAATATCATGTTACCAAAAGTAATAGCAGCTGGTAATCACAAATTGGCAAACGACCTGGTAACGCTGATCAAGAAAGCTGATTCTAAGACCCTGCAAAAGAAGTTAGCACATAAAAGGACAAAATAAATGTTCTTGCACGAAAGATTACGTAATATTGATAACAAGTAGCTCGCGATAATTTTTGTTACACTGTAAAGGGTATAACCGAATAGAGGAATCGAAGAGTCTCTATACAAAATTGACGACTGATCTAAATAAACAATTTGTGTCAAATTTTAACTCCGTATCTCGATGGGATAGTATTAATACGTTCCGCGCTGGATGAATCGTATACGCCCCACTTTAAACTTTCCGTTcaaatcgtttgaaattttcgctattaaataagaattaaaaaaatttctttttaggaAATTATGTATCGATGTCTAAATATCGTGTATAAATAGTTATACGGTGGATTGTTTACGCTCTACATGGTGTGCCGATCACgtaacaataatatattacgGTACGAGTAGTATTATGCAGAACAAGATAACGTGTCTTGAATTAAGAATATGACTGACAGTGAATCCGATACcctgtaacgaagatcgtaataATGGTTATGTATCGatgatatttgaaataaaatattcgattgaaaattaattctaatACCATTCAATAATGTTACATAGATGTACGATACCCACATCGAAGCATAAGTTAAGCGAAATTTTTAATCCCCTATTTGATGACTGTACACTTTCGTTtaacattatttataattatcgcAACGATGTACTATTATTTTCCAATTCTTGATACGCGAAGCCACCGAACTGattaacaaatttatcgcaagaaATCAAATTACAATGCTAAAAAGGTGTCGGCAAGTAGCTTATTAATGTTAATTGTGTTAATTCTCTGCGGGGAAACGCGTTGAGCGATGGATATCCCATTATTCGTAGCTGTTCCAAGGTACACGATCCGTCGTTAATGTTTTTTaacttaatatatttttatacactcCAAAGGAACGATaccttttattaattttgttacaaaaaatTGTACTTTAAGGGTTTCGAGCGTACGATACCTCTCGAAGCAGGGCCCGATACGAATACCTGGTTCGTGGAAACGAGTATGTATCATCGTTTCAATGATATTTCAGTTATCTTCGATCTTTCTTCCTTGGAAGAAGAAAACCGGTTTAACATCGGATGCGGTAACTCCAATACGAAAATCGACAACTAAATCTGATAATAATTTTTAGCAGATCAGAAATAATCGAAATAACTTCGTTATTTGAAAAAATGGATACTTCGAAtgaacttttaaataataaGTATTTAAGAATATGTCAACATACACGTGATTGATTTTCAGCTCGTCTTTTAACAGCAAAAGGGTTTTAGCAATCCCACCCGCAACAAGAAAATCTGTGAACAAACCTATTCTCACCTCGATCTAGAATCGACGGAAGATGTTCCTGCATCCGGTTAGATCGGAAGAAAATTAAACACGGTGCAAGGATCAAGATCGATATTGTACGAAGAGTTATATTTTATGTACAAAAACAATTAAGCGATTCAAAAC
This window of the Ptiloglossa arizonensis isolate GNS036 chromosome 13, iyPtiAriz1_principal, whole genome shotgun sequence genome carries:
- the LOC143153979 gene encoding inositol monophosphatase 1-like isoform X1 — translated: MTSKEELNYCYDFVMKLTVEAGKIIRDAIQGWKNIETKAGDWDLVTQYDKELEGILINGIAKKFPEHKFIGEETVSSTNHLPDLTDDPTWIIDPIDGTTNFVHSFPFTCISIALAVKKELEIGIVYNPVLEQLFMARRGHGAFLNGKPIKSSKTERLEESLLCLEASYATIENIRDIILGRMEAFVSVAHGIRTMGSAALTLCYVAMGATEAYHTDNLMPWDVAAGVLIIREADGVVIDTNGGQFNIMLPKVIAAGNHKLANDLVTLIKKADSKTLQKKLAHKRTK
- the LOC143153979 gene encoding inositol monophosphatase 1-like isoform X2, whose amino-acid sequence is MTSKEELNYCYDFVMKLTVEAGKIIRDAIQGWKNIETKAGDWDLVTQYDKELEGILINGIAKKFPEHKFIGEETVSSTNHLPDLTDDPTWIIDPIDGTTNFVHSFPFTCISIALAVKKELEIGIVYNPVLEQLFMARRGHGAFLNGKPIKSSKTERLEESLLCLEASYATIENIRDIILGRMEAFVSVAHGIRTMGSAALTLCYVAMGATEAYHTDNLMPWDVAAGVLIIREADGVVIDTNGGQFNIMLPKVIAAGNHKLANDLVTLIKKADSKTLQKKKLCIDV